AAACCTCTCTAAAACTTTATTTAGTGACAAAGCTTTGACCTGCTAGGGCTACCAGGATCTTGGGCATTTATGAAGCTCCTGTGAACCTAGTTGTCAGGAAACAGCAATGGAGACTGGACGGATGCACAATCACAGACAAAGGCAAGTCCTAGTTTTCTTTGTTTGCCTGAGCATGTCTTGGGGGAGCGCTGATTTGGGGCCCTATTCAGTAGTAGAAGAAACAGAGAGAGGCTCCTTTGTGGCAAATTTAGCAAAAGATCTGGAGTTGGGGTTGGCAGAGATGGCTACTCGAGCGGTCCGGATCATTTCCCAGGGGAACAAAGAGCATTTGCAGCTCAAGGTTCAGACGGGGGATTTGCTCCTAAATGAGAAGCTAGATCGAGAGGAGCTATGCGGTCCAACTGAGCCTTGCATACTACATTTCCAAGTATTAATGGAAAAACCTTTAGAGATATTCCAGGCAGAACTGAGGGTGAAGGACATCAATGACCATTCCCCCGTGTTCAATGAAAgagaaattattctaaaaataccGGAAAACAGTCCTACAGGAACTGCATTCCCTCTGAGTAATGCTCTGGACTTGGATGTAGGCAGCAACAATATTCAGAACTATACAATTAGCCCCAACTTCCATTTCCGGGTTATAACCCACAAGCGCAGTGATGGCAGAAAATACCCTGAGCTGGTGTTGGACAAAGAGCTGGATCGGGAGGAGGAGCCCGAAATCTCATTAACGCTGACAGCGCTGGATGGCGGCTCTCCACCAAGGTATGGGACAGCCCAGGTTCGCATTGAAGTGGTGGACATCAACGATAACGCCCCTCAGTTTCAGCAGTTGCTCTACAAGGTGCATATTCCTGAAAACAGCCCCGTAGGCTCCCTGGTTGTCACTGTTTCTGCCAGCGATGTAGACAGTGGACTCTATGGGAAAATATCATACACATTCTTTCAGCCTTCTGAAGATATTAGTAAAACTTTGGAGGTAAATCCAAAAACAGGAGAAATTCGACTGAGAAAACAAGTAGATTTTGAAACAGTTTTCTCTTATGAAGTGGACGTCAAGGCCACCGATGGGGGCGGCCTCTCAGGAAAATGCACTCTTCTCCTGCAGGTAGTGGATGTGAATGACAATCCTCCGGAAGTGACAGTATCTGCACTTACCAGCCCCATCCCAGAGAACTCCCCTGAAATTGTAGTTGctgttttcagtgtttcagaTCCTGACTCTGGGGACAATGGGAAAACAACTTGCTCCATCCAAGATGaccttccttttcttctaaaaCCCTCAGTCAAGAACTTCTACACCTTAGTAACGGAGAGAACACTGGACAGAGAGGAAAGAGCAGAGTACAACATCACCATCACGGTCACTGACATGGGAACCCCAAGACTGAAAACCGAGCACAACATAACCGTGCTGGTGTCCGACGTCAACGACAACGCCCCCGCCTTCACCCAG
The nucleotide sequence above comes from Bos indicus isolate NIAB-ARS_2022 breed Sahiwal x Tharparkar chromosome 7, NIAB-ARS_B.indTharparkar_mat_pri_1.0, whole genome shotgun sequence. Encoded proteins:
- the LOC109562129 gene encoding protocadherin beta-16, translated to METGRMHNHRQRQVLVFFVCLSMSWGSADLGPYSVVEETERGSFVANLAKDLELGLAEMATRAVRIISQGNKEHLQLKVQTGDLLLNEKLDREELCGPTEPCILHFQVLMEKPLEIFQAELRVKDINDHSPVFNEREIILKIPENSPTGTAFPLSNALDLDVGSNNIQNYTISPNFHFRVITHKRSDGRKYPELVLDKELDREEEPEISLTLTALDGGSPPRYGTAQVRIEVVDINDNAPQFQQLLYKVHIPENSPVGSLVVTVSASDVDSGLYGKISYTFFQPSEDISKTLEVNPKTGEIRLRKQVDFETVFSYEVDVKATDGGGLSGKCTLLLQVVDVNDNPPEVTVSALTSPIPENSPEIVVAVFSVSDPDSGDNGKTTCSIQDDLPFLLKPSVKNFYTLVTERTLDREERAEYNITITVTDMGTPRLKTEHNITVLVSDVNDNAPAFTQTSYTLWVRENNSPALHIGSVSATDTDAGANAQVTYSLLPPPDPLVPLASLVSINPDNGHLFALTSLDYEALRAFEFRVGATDRGSPALSSQALVRVLVADANDNAPFVLYPLQNASAPCTELVPRAAEPGYLVTKVVAVDGDAGQNAWLSYQLLKATEPGLFGVWAHNGEVRTARLLSERDAPKQRLVVLVKDNGEPPLSASVTLHVLLVDGFSQPYLPAPEAEAAAAAPADPLTVYLVVALASVSSLFLFSVLVFVAVRLCRKGGAASAGRCPVAEGHFPGHLVDVSGTGTLSQSYQYELCLTRETGTNEFKVLKPSLPNLSSKSIGREVEENPSFQGSVGI